From one Bacteroidia bacterium genomic stretch:
- a CDS encoding cation:dicarboxylase symporter family transporter, translated as MKRLSFTTYILIGLALGIGIGWMSPSVGLELKILSDIFLKLIKTIISPLLFGTLVVGIAGHSDIKQVGRMGLKALVYFEVVTTLALFIGLAAINITRAGDGAIVPQGAEALPEVKSQTWQEILLHTFPDNIAKAIAEGQVLQVVVFSILFGIALAMVKKELAAPMLHFAESLTEVMFRFTELVMYLAPLAVMGAISYTVSKFGFDIFGNLIKLLLTLYGALVAFVILVLLPIALYFKIPIKKFAKAVAEPVSLAFATASSESALPKAMHAMEKIGVPRKVVAFVLPTGYSFNLDGTTLYLSLASVFVAQAAGVELSFSQQMVMVFTLMLTSKGVAGVPRASLVILSGTVASFNLPPEPILIILGIDTFMDMARTAVNVLGNCLASAVVARLEGEFEKE; from the coding sequence TTGAAACGTTTATCCTTTACCACCTACATTCTCATTGGACTGGCTTTGGGAATTGGTATTGGTTGGATGTCGCCTAGCGTTGGATTGGAATTGAAGATTTTGTCAGACATTTTTCTGAAACTGATAAAAACCATTATTTCCCCATTGCTATTTGGCACCTTGGTGGTGGGCATAGCCGGACATTCCGACATTAAACAAGTAGGAAGGATGGGGCTGAAAGCATTGGTGTATTTTGAAGTAGTTACTACCCTGGCCTTATTTATCGGTTTGGCCGCTATCAATATTACTCGCGCCGGTGATGGTGCCATAGTGCCCCAAGGTGCTGAAGCACTGCCCGAAGTGAAAAGTCAAACCTGGCAAGAAATCCTACTCCATACCTTCCCTGATAATATTGCTAAAGCCATTGCCGAAGGACAAGTATTGCAGGTGGTGGTTTTTTCCATTTTATTTGGAATAGCATTAGCCATGGTGAAGAAGGAATTGGCGGCACCCATGTTGCATTTTGCCGAAAGCCTCACCGAAGTAATGTTTCGGTTTACTGAGCTGGTCATGTATTTGGCTCCTCTAGCCGTAATGGGCGCCATTTCGTATACGGTTTCTAAGTTTGGTTTTGATATTTTTGGTAACCTGATTAAGTTGTTGCTAACCTTGTATGGGGCCTTGGTAGCCTTTGTAATATTGGTTTTATTGCCAATTGCTTTGTATTTTAAAATTCCAATTAAAAAGTTTGCAAAAGCAGTTGCCGAACCGGTTTCATTGGCTTTTGCCACCGCCAGCAGCGAAAGTGCTTTGCCTAAGGCTATGCACGCTATGGAAAAAATCGGTGTTCCTCGAAAAGTAGTTGCCTTTGTGCTGCCTACCGGTTATAGCTTTAATTTAGATGGTACTACCTTGTACCTTTCTCTGGCATCGGTTTTTGTGGCACAAGCCGCCGGCGTTGAGCTAAGTTTTAGCCAGCAAATGGTAATGGTTTTTACCTTAATGCTAACTAGTAAAGGAGTAGCCGGAGTACCCCGGGCTTCCCTGGTAATCTTATCCGGTACTGTTGCTTCCTTTAACCTTCCACCTGAACCCATTCTTATCATTTTAGGTATCGATACCTTTATGGATATGGCCCGAACTGCGGTAAATGTTTTGGGTAATTGTCTTGCTTCGGCTGTTGTAGCTCGTTTGGAAGGTGAATTTGAAAAGGAATAA